The Gemmatimonadota bacterium genome includes the window ATCGTTCCGATCCAGTGGTGGGTCAGCACCGATACGGCGGCCACCGTCTCGTCGCCGACCACGTACGCCCTGATGTCGTGTCCGGGCGAATCGATGTGCTTTTGCATGAAGAAGATGGAGTGGTGATAGGCGCCGAGGATGCGTTTGTGCTCCAGGACCGTCGCCGCCGTATACTTGTCCCCGATACGGGAAACGAGCTGGCCCTCGGGACCTTCCACGGGCCGGAGGACGACCGGGTATCCCATGTCCTCCATGGCTTCCAGGGCGGAACGCGGCGTGTAGGCCACACGCACTTCCGGCACCGGCACGCCGTTCTCCCGCAAGGCCAGGGACGTCAGCAGCCGGTTCCCGTACGTCTCCACCACCGACTGGCGGTTCACCGTCGGAATGCCCCAGTGGTCGAAGACGGTCAGCGCGTACACGGCGCGATGGTGATCGATACAACGCTCCAGGACCACATCCAGGTCCATATGGCGCCGATCCAGTTCGAAGACCAGCCGCGTGTTGTCGATCGTCGTCACGTCGATGCCGCGGCGGCCCGCCTCGGCGATCAACCGCTTCTCGTCCTTCCTGATACGCGACAGCACGATGCCCAATTCCATGAATTCCACTTCCTCCGGATATCCCGGACCTTTCGGATATCCCGCGTCCACTTGCCCGTCATGCAAAAAAAAAGAGCCGGCCTCTTCGCTCAATCGAAGAGGAACACGGCTCCCAACTGTTCCCGTGGCCCCATTATCCCTTTCGCAGGATTACCGCGGGGCCCGATGAGCGGACGAACGCAAATCACAATCATGTTTACCATGTTTATGTTTCATTCGTTTGCTCATCTTGATTTCCTTCCATCCGTCCGCGGGCTTATTCGCCCCAGTCTTCCTCTTCTTCCGGTGCCAGCGCGAACTCCAGCGGGTCTACGCTGACCACTTCCAGTTCCGCGCCGCACTCCGGGCACGTGATTATTTCGCCTACCACGACATCATAATCCAGGGTGATCTCGGCGCCACATTCCGGGCAGATCCCGCTCATGATACCCCCGTTTTACACACATGCAGCCTTGGAACGAATCTTTTTCGAAGGCCCTTTCACCCTTCGGGGAAGGCCTTTCCTCCTGAAGAACGGACGCAATATAGGGTGCGCGCTAAGGGTGTCAAGCGCTTTTTTATTCTTCCTCTTCGCCGTCCGTACCGGGTGATTCAGCCGTTTCGGAAGTCTCCGGATCGTCCTCTTCGTCGCCTGGCGTAATCCTGGAAACATCGATCACCCGGTCCCCCTCGCCCAGGTTAATGAGCCGGACGCCCTGGGTGTTCCGGCCGATGGGGCGCAGGTCGCGGACCGGCAGGCGTATGATGAGGCCGTTCGTGGTAATGATCATCAGCTCGTCTTCGTCGGAGACCGCGTGAATCGACACGACGGGGCCGTTGCGTTCGCTGGTGCGTATGTTGCTCACGCCCTTGCTGTGGCGGCGGGTCAGCCGGTAGTTCTCGATGTCCGTCCGCTTCCCGTAGCCGTTCTCCGTCACGGAAAGCAGCGTGGAGTCCCGATCCGATGCCAGCATGCCCACGACCCGGTCGCCTTCGCCGAGGCGTATGCCCCGCACCCCCTGTGCGCCGCGGCCCATCGTCCGGACGTCGCTCTCGTGGAAGCGGACGGCCTGGCCGTTCCGGCTGGCGATGACGATGTCGTTGTCGCCGTCGGTCAGCAGGGCCTCGATAAGGGCGTCGCCCTCGAGGATGTTCAGCGCCACGATGCCGTTCCGTCGGGGATTCCCATAGGCCGACAGCACGGTTTTCTTCACCAGGCCACCCCGCGTCACCATCAGGATATAATGCTCGTCGTCGAAGTTCCTGATCGGCAGGAAGGCCGCGATGCTCTCTCCCTGGTCGAGCTGCAGCAGGTTGACGACGGCCTTGCCGCGGGCGGTGCGGCCGGCTTCGGGGATCTCCCACACC containing:
- a CDS encoding RimK family alpha-L-glutamate ligase — translated: MELGIVLSRIRKDEKRLIAEAGRRGIDVTTIDNTRLVFELDRRHMDLDVVLERCIDHHRAVYALTVFDHWGIPTVNRQSVVETYGNRLLTSLALRENGVPVPEVRVAYTPRSALEAMEDMGYPVVLRPVEGPEGQLVSRIGDKYTAATVLEHKRILGAYHHSIFFMQKHIDSPGHDIRAYVVGDETVAAVSVLTHHWIGTITAGGLMKQEPVTEELNDLAVAAVRAIGGGIAVVDMVRTKDAWFVQEMGPPSGLSDASDVTGVNIPGKIMDYVADSVAQGVRNS
- the lysW gene encoding lysine biosynthesis protein LysW; the protein is MSGICPECGAEITLDYDVVVGEIITCPECGAELEVVSVDPLEFALAPEEEEDWGE